The following coding sequences lie in one Glycine max cultivar Williams 82 chromosome 19, Glycine_max_v4.0, whole genome shotgun sequence genomic window:
- the LOC100806635 gene encoding serine/threonine-protein kinase STY13 encodes MKKSESGGYVRADQIDLKSLDEQLQRHLSRAWTMEKNKEKEEEEEVEGRSTRSRQEWEIDPSKLVIKTVIARGTFGTVHRGIYDGQDVAVKLLDWGEEGHRSDAEIASLRAAFTQEVAVWHKLEHPNVTKFIGATMGTSELQIQTENGHIGMPSNVCCVVVEYCPGGALKSYLIKNRRRKLAFKVVVQLALDLARGLSYLHTKKIVHRDVKTENMLLDKTRTLKIADFGVARIEASNPHDMTGETGTLGYMAPEVLNGNPYNRKCDVYSFGICLWEIYCCDMPYPDLSFSEVTSAVVRQNLRPEIPRCCPSALANVMKRCWDANPDKRPEMDEVVTMLEAIDTSKGGGMIPHDQPQGCLCFRSYRGP; translated from the exons atgaagaAGAGTGAGAGTGGGGGGTATGTGAGAGCGGATCAGATAGATCTGAAAAGCTTGGATGAGCAGCTTCAGAGGCATCTGAGTAGAGCATGGACTATGGAGAAGAACAAGgagaaggaggaagaagaagaggttgAAGGAAGGTCCACAAGAAGCAGACAAGAATGGGAGATTGACCCCTCTAAGCTTGTCATCAAGACTGTCATTGCTCGTGGCACTTTTGGCACTGTCCATCGTGGGATTTATGATGGCCAAGATGTTGCAG TTAAGCTCCTTGACTGGGGGGAAGAAGGCCATCGGTCAGATGCTGAAATAGCTTCTTTGCGAGCGGCTTTTACACAAGAAGTTGCTGTTTGGCACAAGCTTGAACATCCTAATGTAACCAAG TTTATTGGGGCAACAATGGGAACATCAGAGCTACAGATACAAACAGAAAATGGTCATATAGGCATGCCGAGTAATGTTTGTTGTGTTGTTGTTGAATATTGTCCTGGGGGTGCACTGAAGTCTTATCTCATTAAAAACCGAAGAAGGAAGCTGGCTTTTAAAGTGGTTGTTCAACTGGCTCTTGACCTTGCAAGAGG gTTGAGCTATCTCCACACAAAGAAGATTGTCCACAGAGATGTTAAAACAGAAAATATGCTTCTGGACAAGACACGAACCTTGAAAATAGCTGATTTTGGAGTAGCTCGTATTGAGGCCTCCAATCCTCATGACATGACAGGTGAAACTGGAACCCTTGGTTACATGGCTCCTGAG GTTCTAAATGGTAATCCATACAATAGAAAGTGTGATGTGTACAGTTTTGGCATATGCTTATGGGAGATATACTGCTGTGACATGCCATATCCTGACCTTAGTTTCTCAGAAGTGACATCAGCTGTTGTACGACAG AATTTGAGGCCAGAGATTCCGCGATGTTGTCCTAGCGCTCTGGCAAATGTGATGAAAAGATGCTGGGATGCGAATCCTGACAAGAGGCCGGAGATGGATGAAGTGGTGACCATGTTGGAAGCTATTGATACTTCAAAGGGTGGAGGTATGATCCCTCATGATCAGCCTCAGGGTTGTTTATGTTTTCGCAGTTATCGAGGACCTTGA
- the CYP60 gene encoding peptidyl-prolyl cis-trans isomerase CYP60 (The RefSeq protein has 1 substitution compared to this genomic sequence) — MAAIIPCHYCASLSPKWFNSNNTHSRRLSYPLRGLRGFNARCSYQPPHHSESQNNHNGRSFSLKQCAISIALAVGLITGVPTLDGPTIAQAANPVLSDLSVLISGPPIKDPGALLRYALPIDNKAIREVQKPLEDITESLKIAGVKALDSVERNVRQASRTLKQGKTLIVSGLAESKKEHGVELLSKLEAGIDELELIIQDRNRDAVAPKQKELLQYVGGVEEDMVDGFPFEVPEEYQNMPLLKGRAAVDMKVKVKDNPNLDECVFHIVLDGYNAPVTAGNFVDLVERHFYDGMEIQRADGFVVQTGDPEGPAEGFIDPSTEKIRTIPLEITVNGEKAPVYGSTLEELGLYKAQTKLPFNAFGTMAMARDEFEDNSASSQIFWLLKESELTPSNANILDGRYAVFGYVTENEDNLADLKVGDVIESIKVVSGLDNLVNPTYKIAG; from the exons ATGGCAGCCATCATCCCCTGCCACTACTGTGCTTCCCTCAGTCCCAAATGGTTCAATTCCAACAACACACATTCTAGGCGTTTATCGTACCCACTTCGAGGACTCCGAGGTTTCAATGCTCGTTGCTCTTACCAACCACCCCATCATTCTGAATCTCAGAACAACCAT aatGGGAGGTCATTTTCCTTGAAGCAGTGTGCGATATCTATTGCACTGGCAGTTGGGTTAATAACAGGAGTTCCTACATTGGATGGTCCCACCATTGCCCAAGCAGCTAATCCTGTGTTGTCTGATCTCTCTGTTTTGATTTCCGGACCACCGATTAAGGATCCTGGGGCATTGTTGAGATATGCTCTTCCTATTGACAATAAGGCCATTAGAGAAGTGCAAAAGCCACTTGAAGATATCACGGAGAGTCTCAAGATTGCTGGAGTCAAGGCACTTGACTCTGTCGAAAGA AATGTGAGGCAGGCGTCTCGAACTCTCAAGCAAGGAAAGACTTTAATTGTATCCGGTTTAGCTGAATCAAAGAAAGAACATGGCGTTGAACTGCTTAGTAAGCTGGAAGCTGGTATAGATGAGCTTGAACTGATAATACAGGATAGGAATCGAGATGCAGTTGCACCAAAACAGAAAGAGCTTCTTCAGTATGTTGGAGG TGTTGAAGAAGACATTGTTGATGGCTTCCCATTTGAAGTGCCCGAGGAATACCAAAATATGCCTTTATTGAAGGGGAGAGCAGCAGTGGATATGAAAGTCAAGGTTAAAGACAATCCAAACCTGGATGAATGTGTTTTCCACATCGTTCTTGATGGTTATAATGCCCCTGTAACTGCTGGAAATTTTGTTGATTTGGTAGAAAGGCACTTCTATGATGGCATGGAAATCCAAAGAG CGGATGGGTTTGTTGTCCAAACTGGTGATCCTGAAGGTCCTGCTGAGGGTTTTATTGATCCAAGTACAGAGAAAATCAGGACAATACCATTAGAAATTACGGTGAATGGAGAAAAGGCACCTGTTTATGGATCAACTTTAGAG GAGCTTGGTCTATACAAGGCTCAAACAAAGCTTCCGTTTAATGCTTTCGGTACAATGGCAATGGCAAGAGAT GAATTTGAGGACAACTCTGCCTCTAGCCAGATATTTTGGCTATTGAAAGAAAGTGAGCTAACTCCTAGTAATGCCAATATATTGGATGGTCGATATGCCGTCTTTGGCTATGTAACAGAAAATGAGGATAACTTGGCAGATCTCAAAGTTGGTGATGTCATAGAATCCATTAAAGTAGTTTCTGGCCTGGATAATTTGGTGAATCCCACCTACAAGATTGCTGGCTAG